One region of Agrobacterium tumefaciens genomic DNA includes:
- a CDS encoding pyridoxal phosphate-dependent aminotransferase produces the protein MITMSKRSAVEPFHAMDILAEANRRRQAGRPVISMAVGQPSHPAPKASLAAAQEALKHGRIGYTDALGLRELREAIAGHYRLRHQVIVDPARIAVTTGSSAAFNLAFLSLFDAGDHVAIARPGYPAYRNILKALGLNVVEVPVTAETGYTLTPASLERAETRAGCKLKGVLLASPANPTGTVTGREALKRLANYCESRDIAFISDEIYHGLTFVGEETSALELTDNAVVINSFSKYYCMTGWRIGWMVLPEKLVRPVECLAQSLYISPPELSQLAATAAFSAAEELDVYRESYRTNRDFLMTRLPEIGLPLASPMDGAFYAYVDTSRFSNDSMDFAKRMLAEIDVAATPGMDFDPEEGHRALRISYAGSVSDIAEAVGRIAGWLK, from the coding sequence TTGATAACGATGTCGAAGCGGAGCGCAGTCGAACCCTTTCACGCCATGGATATTCTGGCGGAGGCGAACCGGCGACGGCAGGCGGGACGCCCCGTCATTTCCATGGCGGTTGGCCAGCCTTCCCATCCCGCACCGAAAGCCTCTCTGGCGGCCGCGCAGGAGGCGCTGAAGCATGGGCGGATCGGCTATACCGATGCGCTGGGCCTGCGTGAATTGCGCGAAGCGATTGCTGGCCACTACCGGCTGCGCCACCAGGTTATCGTCGATCCGGCGCGCATTGCCGTCACCACCGGGTCTTCCGCCGCTTTCAACCTCGCCTTCCTCAGCCTTTTCGATGCCGGTGATCATGTCGCGATCGCAAGACCCGGTTATCCCGCCTATCGCAATATCTTGAAAGCGCTTGGCCTCAATGTCGTGGAAGTGCCGGTAACGGCGGAAACCGGCTATACGCTGACGCCTGCCAGCCTCGAGCGGGCGGAGACGAGGGCGGGCTGCAAGTTAAAGGGCGTGCTCCTGGCAAGCCCGGCCAACCCGACCGGCACGGTCACCGGCCGCGAAGCGCTGAAACGGCTGGCAAACTATTGTGAAAGCCGGGATATCGCCTTCATTTCCGACGAGATCTACCACGGCCTGACTTTCGTCGGCGAGGAAACGAGCGCGCTCGAACTCACCGACAATGCCGTCGTCATCAATTCCTTCTCGAAATATTATTGCATGACCGGCTGGCGCATCGGCTGGATGGTCCTGCCGGAAAAACTCGTCCGTCCGGTCGAATGTCTTGCTCAGAGCCTGTATATTTCACCGCCGGAACTATCCCAACTGGCGGCAACCGCAGCCTTTTCGGCGGCGGAGGAACTCGACGTCTACCGGGAAAGCTACCGCACGAACCGCGATTTCCTGATGACGCGCCTTCCGGAAATAGGCCTGCCGCTGGCGTCTCCCATGGATGGCGCATTTTACGCCTATGTCGATACCAGCCGCTTCTCTAATGACAGCATGGATTTCGCCAAACGCATGCTGGCGGAAATCGACGTGGCGGCGACGCCCGGCATGGATTTCGATCCAGAGGAGGGCCACAGGGCGCTGCGCATTTCCTATGCGGGTTCGGTGTCGGATATTGCCGAGGCCGTTGGGCGCATTGCTGGCTGGCTGAAATAA
- a CDS encoding SDR family oxidoreductase: MSAEKVAIVTAGGSGMGAAVAKRLSADGYKLAILSSSGKGEALAKELGGIGVTGSNQSNDDLNRLVELTLEKFGRIDVLVNSAGHGPRASILDITDEQWHTGLDVYLMNVIRPTRIVAPFMVKQKTGSIINISTAWAFEPSSMFPTSAVFRAGLASYTKIFSDTYAVDNVRMNNVLPGWIDSLPATEERRQGVPMQRYGTSEEIAATVAFLASEGAGYITGQNIRVDGGLTRSV; this comes from the coding sequence ATGTCGGCAGAAAAAGTGGCGATTGTGACGGCAGGCGGCAGCGGCATGGGGGCGGCTGTGGCGAAACGTCTAAGCGCTGATGGTTACAAGCTCGCGATCCTGTCGTCCTCCGGCAAGGGAGAGGCGCTGGCGAAGGAACTGGGCGGCATCGGCGTCACCGGCTCCAACCAGTCCAACGACGATCTCAATCGACTGGTGGAACTGACGCTCGAAAAATTCGGCCGTATCGACGTTCTCGTGAACAGTGCAGGCCATGGCCCGCGCGCCTCCATCCTCGATATCACCGATGAGCAATGGCACACGGGTCTGGATGTCTACCTGATGAACGTCATCCGCCCAACACGGATCGTGGCTCCATTCATGGTGAAACAGAAAACCGGGTCGATCATCAACATTTCGACTGCCTGGGCTTTCGAGCCGAGCAGCATGTTCCCGACTTCTGCAGTGTTCCGCGCCGGCCTTGCTTCCTACACCAAGATTTTTTCCGATACCTATGCGGTCGACAATGTGCGCATGAACAATGTTCTGCCCGGTTGGATCGATAGCCTGCCAGCCACGGAAGAGCGCCGCCAGGGTGTGCCGATGCAGCGTTACGGAACGAGCGAGGAGATAGCCGCAACCGTTGCCTTCCTCGCCTCGGAAGGTGCGGGTTACATCACCGGCCAGAACATCCGCGTCGATGGTGGTCTGACACGGTCTGTTTGA
- a CDS encoding DsbA family protein codes for MAHLLRSTLLASVTALSTAFASLPAHALDDKQKKEMGEFIKQYLIENPEIMLEVQDALERKQYATRNAKAAEAVADNQKTIFESKYDLALGNPDGDVTLVEFFDYNCGYCKRAMGDMDNILKTDKKVRVVLKEFPILGPESVAAHRVSNAVKLLAPAKYPEFQRALLGGRGRANEDSAMEVATSLGLKEADIRKSMAENPNDAQVQETYKLANSLGITGTPSYIVGNEAVFGAVGADPLKEKIANMRSCGKATCS; via the coding sequence ATGGCGCATCTTCTCCGTTCAACCCTTCTCGCCAGCGTAACGGCCCTTTCCACGGCTTTCGCTTCTCTGCCCGCCCATGCCCTCGATGACAAGCAGAAGAAGGAAATGGGCGAGTTCATCAAGCAATATCTGATCGAGAACCCCGAGATCATGCTTGAAGTTCAGGACGCGCTTGAACGCAAGCAATATGCGACCCGCAACGCCAAGGCGGCGGAAGCCGTGGCCGACAACCAGAAGACCATCTTCGAATCGAAATACGATCTGGCGCTCGGCAATCCGGACGGCGACGTCACGCTGGTCGAGTTCTTCGATTACAATTGCGGTTATTGCAAACGCGCCATGGGCGACATGGACAATATTCTGAAGACGGACAAGAAAGTACGCGTCGTGCTCAAGGAATTCCCGATCCTCGGGCCGGAATCGGTCGCAGCGCATCGGGTCTCCAACGCCGTCAAGCTGCTTGCACCTGCCAAATATCCTGAATTCCAGCGCGCCTTGCTGGGCGGCCGCGGACGTGCGAATGAAGACAGCGCCATGGAAGTCGCGACGTCGCTCGGTCTCAAGGAGGCCGACATCCGCAAATCGATGGCAGAAAACCCCAACGACGCGCAGGTGCAGGAAACCTACAAGCTCGCCAACAGCCTCGGCATTACAGGAACACCGTCCTATATCGTCGGCAACGAGGCCGTTTTCGGCGCTGTTGGTGCGGACCCGTTGAAGGAAAAAATCGCCAATATGCGCAGTTGCGGAAAAGCCACCTGCTCCTGA
- the accB gene encoding acetyl-CoA carboxylase biotin carboxyl carrier protein: MSEKKQGIDKELIRELANILNDTDLSEIEVEQEDLRIRVSRAAPPTTVYAAAPTGYAAPAPAPAAAAVAAPAAPAVAAAPARNPANTVTSPMVGTVYLSPAPGARPFVEVGATVKEGQTILIVEAMKTMNQIPAPKSGKVVEIVVNDSQPVEYGEALVVIE, from the coding sequence ATGTCTGAAAAGAAACAGGGTATCGACAAGGAACTGATCCGCGAGCTCGCGAATATCCTCAACGATACCGACCTTTCGGAAATCGAAGTGGAGCAGGAAGACCTGCGCATCCGCGTTTCCCGCGCCGCTCCGCCCACCACGGTATATGCCGCAGCGCCCACCGGTTACGCAGCACCGGCGCCAGCCCCTGCAGCGGCGGCAGTTGCCGCTCCGGCAGCACCTGCGGTCGCCGCAGCACCTGCCCGCAACCCGGCCAATACCGTTACCTCGCCAATGGTCGGCACGGTTTACCTGTCGCCTGCTCCGGGCGCACGTCCGTTCGTCGAAGTGGGCGCGACCGTCAAGGAAGGCCAGACCATCCTCATCGTCGAAGCCATGAAGACCATGAACCAGATTCCGGCTCCGAAGTCCGGCAAGGTCGTGGAAATCGTCGTCAACGACTCACAGCCCGTGGAGTATGGTGAAGCTCTCGTGGTCATCGAATAA
- a CDS encoding ArsR/SmtB family transcription factor has protein sequence MKDGPLIANVAALIGDPARANILTALMDGRALTASELAEAAGVTLQTASGHLSKLSDAQLLKAEKQGRHRYFRLSDADVAQVLEALMGLAQRTGAVRVRTGPKDTALREARICYDHLAGESGVALLSTITAKGLVTSGDDPALTDSGRDFFSSFGIDLSPLEKARRPVCLHCLDWSERRHHLGGGLGASLLKAMQQRDWLRQGNGRVLTFTRKGEKAFASTFGCSPA, from the coding sequence ATGAAAGACGGACCCTTGATCGCAAATGTCGCCGCCCTGATCGGCGACCCCGCCCGCGCCAACATATTGACGGCGCTTATGGACGGACGCGCGCTAACGGCAAGCGAGCTTGCCGAAGCCGCCGGCGTGACACTGCAGACCGCTAGCGGTCATCTGTCAAAACTCTCTGACGCCCAATTGCTCAAAGCGGAAAAACAGGGGCGACATCGCTATTTCCGGCTTTCCGACGCGGATGTGGCGCAGGTTCTTGAAGCGCTGATGGGACTTGCGCAGCGCACCGGGGCCGTGCGCGTGCGTACCGGACCAAAGGACACCGCGCTTCGCGAGGCGCGCATCTGTTACGATCATCTGGCCGGAGAAAGTGGCGTGGCACTGCTTTCCACCATCACCGCAAAAGGTCTCGTCACGTCAGGCGACGATCCCGCACTTACGGATAGCGGGCGGGATTTCTTCTCGAGCTTCGGCATTGATCTTTCGCCGCTGGAAAAGGCAAGGCGCCCGGTTTGCCTGCATTGCCTGGACTGGAGCGAACGTCGTCACCACCTCGGCGGCGGGCTCGGCGCATCGCTTCTGAAAGCCATGCAGCAGCGCGACTGGCTGCGGCAAGGAAACGGGCGCGTGCTGACCTTCACCAGAAAGGGTGAAAAGGCCTTTGCCAGCACCTTCGGTTGCTCGCCCGCCTGA
- a CDS encoding Rne/Rng family ribonuclease codes for MADKMLIDASHEEETRVVVVRGNRIEEFDFESEHKKQIRGNIYLAKVTRVEPSLQAAFVDYGGNRHGFLAFAEIHPDYYQIPLADRQALLKAEAEDHRRSDDFESADAPEPGAPAVDLSQADQPDVGIVAVSETTDAVVVDETVAAAAAEEVSEDVTAVAVEAVAEEAPKKRTRRPRAKKKVAEEEAVSDTTAEASSEEDGSTGGEMAAMVDTDTISEEVEGLRRGNDDDDDDDDDDHHEKEVIESVGAEDAMEEVPDRVARKPRKQYRIQEVIKRRQILLVQVAKEERGNKGAALTTYLSLAGRYSVLMPNTARGGGISRKITQPTDRKRLKEIARDLEVPQGMGVILRTAGANRTRVEIKRDFEYLMRLWENVRTLTLNSTAPCLVYEEGSLIKRSIRDLYNKDISEIIVSGEEGYREAKDFMKMLMPSHAKVVQPYRDIHPIFSRSGIEAQLDRMLQPQVTLKSGGYLIINQTEALVAIDVNSGRSTREHSIEETALTTNLEAAEEVARQLRLRDLAGLVVIDFIDMEEKRNNRSVEKKLKDCLKNDRARIQVGRISHFGLLEMSRQRIRASVLESTTQVCQHCGGTGHVRSESSIALHVLRGVEEYLLRNTTHNITVRCTPETALYLLNHKRGTIVDYEGRFGVAIIIAADAGVGAQHFAIDRGEAVENPVKIESLIQMLPSFVEEEDDFVVEVEEDEEEEEIVKAQASEPRQQQQQGDNGEDGKRKRKRRRRRRGKGGQNDQNGAVDAQAGDDTGADDADDEDGVETDEAADDADENGVNEAASSDEEGKRKRRRRGKRGGRRNRAEDEALDAAGTESGEEGETEGESEEVSAAASVTEEPTAAEVVEGVVADVVEAEAPKKPRRTRKAKAKTEDVPPAEAAPQAEVAAKTVETVEPVIVEPAVVVETVVDVALDEVGEASADLGSEAVAPATEEKVRANRGSNVSSSEPVVTSSGTPANPDGDEPKPRKGGWWQRKGFF; via the coding sequence ATGGCAGACAAAATGCTTATCGACGCCTCCCACGAAGAGGAGACACGCGTAGTCGTTGTCCGTGGGAACCGGATCGAGGAATTCGACTTCGAATCGGAGCACAAGAAACAGATCCGCGGCAATATCTACCTTGCCAAGGTCACGAGGGTTGAGCCCTCCCTTCAGGCGGCGTTCGTCGATTACGGTGGAAATCGCCACGGGTTTCTCGCTTTTGCGGAAATCCACCCTGACTATTACCAGATCCCGCTCGCCGACCGTCAGGCGCTCCTCAAGGCGGAAGCCGAGGATCATCGCCGCAGCGACGACTTTGAATCGGCTGACGCCCCCGAGCCCGGCGCACCGGCTGTCGATCTATCGCAGGCGGACCAGCCGGATGTCGGCATCGTTGCCGTCAGCGAGACGACTGACGCCGTGGTCGTGGACGAAACCGTTGCCGCTGCCGCTGCCGAAGAGGTATCCGAAGACGTGACTGCTGTGGCCGTCGAGGCCGTTGCGGAAGAAGCACCGAAGAAGCGTACCCGCCGCCCCCGCGCCAAGAAGAAGGTCGCGGAAGAAGAAGCCGTTTCCGACACTACTGCTGAGGCCTCTTCCGAAGAAGACGGCAGCACGGGCGGCGAAATGGCTGCCATGGTCGATACAGATACGATTTCCGAGGAAGTCGAGGGTCTTCGCCGTGGCAATGACGATGATGACGACGACGATGATGACGATCATCACGAAAAGGAAGTGATCGAATCCGTCGGCGCCGAAGACGCCATGGAAGAGGTTCCCGATCGCGTTGCCCGCAAGCCGCGCAAGCAGTATCGCATTCAGGAAGTCATCAAGCGCCGCCAGATCCTTCTCGTGCAGGTTGCCAAGGAAGAACGCGGCAACAAAGGTGCCGCACTCACCACCTATCTGTCGCTTGCCGGCCGTTATTCCGTGCTGATGCCGAATACCGCACGCGGTGGTGGCATTTCCCGCAAGATCACCCAGCCGACCGACCGCAAGCGCCTGAAGGAAATCGCGCGCGATCTGGAAGTTCCGCAGGGCATGGGCGTCATTCTGCGTACCGCAGGCGCCAACCGCACCCGCGTCGAGATCAAGCGCGACTTCGAATATCTGATGCGCCTGTGGGAAAACGTCCGCACGCTGACGCTGAACTCCACGGCCCCCTGCCTCGTTTACGAGGAAGGCTCGCTCATCAAGCGTTCGATCCGCGATCTCTATAACAAGGATATCAGCGAGATCATCGTTTCGGGCGAAGAAGGCTACCGTGAAGCAAAAGACTTCATGAAGATGCTGATGCCGAGCCACGCCAAGGTGGTTCAGCCTTACCGCGACATCCACCCGATCTTCTCGCGCTCGGGCATTGAAGCCCAGCTCGACCGCATGCTGCAGCCGCAGGTTACGCTGAAATCGGGCGGTTACCTCATCATCAACCAGACGGAAGCTCTGGTTGCCATCGACGTGAACTCCGGTCGTTCGACCCGTGAGCATTCCATCGAAGAAACGGCGCTGACGACCAATCTGGAAGCGGCGGAAGAAGTGGCTCGCCAGCTGCGTCTTCGCGACCTTGCCGGTCTTGTTGTCATCGACTTCATCGACATGGAAGAAAAGCGCAACAACCGCTCCGTCGAGAAGAAGCTCAAGGACTGCCTGAAAAACGACCGGGCGCGCATCCAGGTCGGCCGTATCTCGCATTTCGGTCTTCTGGAAATGTCGCGCCAGCGCATCCGCGCTTCGGTGCTGGAATCGACTACGCAGGTCTGCCAGCATTGCGGCGGCACGGGTCACGTTCGCTCCGAATCCTCCATCGCGCTGCACGTGCTGCGCGGCGTTGAGGAATATCTGCTGCGCAACACGACCCACAACATCACCGTGCGCTGCACGCCGGAAACGGCTCTCTACCTGCTCAACCACAAGCGCGGCACGATTGTCGATTATGAAGGCCGCTTCGGTGTGGCGATCATCATTGCGGCCGATGCCGGCGTCGGCGCGCAGCATTTCGCCATCGATCGTGGTGAAGCGGTTGAAAATCCGGTGAAGATCGAAAGCCTTATCCAGATGCTCCCGAGCTTCGTGGAAGAGGAAGACGATTTCGTTGTTGAGGTGGAAGAGGACGAGGAAGAGGAAGAAATCGTCAAGGCGCAGGCCAGCGAGCCGCGCCAGCAACAGCAGCAGGGCGACAATGGTGAAGACGGCAAGCGCAAGCGCAAGCGTCGTCGTCGTCGTCGTGGCAAGGGCGGACAGAACGACCAGAACGGTGCAGTTGATGCGCAGGCTGGCGATGACACCGGCGCTGATGATGCGGACGACGAAGATGGCGTCGAAACTGATGAAGCCGCAGACGACGCCGATGAAAACGGTGTGAACGAAGCTGCAAGCTCTGATGAAGAAGGCAAGCGCAAGCGTCGCCGTCGTGGCAAGCGTGGCGGCCGTCGCAACCGTGCTGAAGACGAGGCTCTCGATGCCGCAGGCACTGAGTCCGGCGAAGAAGGCGAAACGGAAGGCGAAAGCGAAGAGGTTTCCGCCGCAGCATCCGTAACCGAAGAGCCTACCGCTGCCGAAGTGGTGGAAGGTGTGGTTGCCGACGTCGTGGAAGCGGAAGCCCCGAAGAAACCGCGCCGCACCCGCAAGGCGAAGGCCAAGACCGAAGACGTACCGCCGGCTGAAGCGGCACCGCAGGCTGAAGTCGCGGCCAAAACCGTTGAAACGGTCGAGCCGGTGATCGTCGAGCCCGCAGTCGTTGTGGAAACCGTCGTCGATGTCGCCCTCGACGAAGTGGGTGAAGCCTCGGCCGATCTGGGTTCGGAAGCGGTAGCACCCGCGACGGAAGAAAAGGTTCGCGCGAACCGGGGCAGCAATGTTTCGAGTTCGGAGCCGGTCGTGACCTCGTCGGGCACGCCCGCCAACCCTGACGGCGACGAGCCGAAGCCGCGCAAGGGCGGCTGGTGGCAGCGCAAAGGCTTCTTTTGA
- a CDS encoding N-acetylmuramoyl-L-alanine amidase, with protein sequence MNFTRSAAIFDGAGPLGARIARLAGALVLPVVFSVAAFVSCVPQAFAVEPLIANQARIIGDEARTRIVLDFAEEPEFDIHYLDSPARIVVDFPAVNFAFPASALAPTGLFSDIRFGSMGQDSARIVLTAKKPVQVAVAETKKGEDGTSFRFVLDAEITTKAKFAELVKEQQWRAPAPVSTAAITPDDKTSRQTDFVIAVDAGHGGIDAGASGGVTGTEEKVITLTFAKELVERMNREPGIKAFLTRDSDTFLALSERVTIARQNNANLFISLHADTLKQKGIRGATVYTLSDRASDRRAQELAERENKSDQIAGVAASSEPPEVADILLDFTRRETQAFSVTLAENIVSSFEGQVGLINNPHRYAGFMVLRAHDVPSVLLELGFLSNPEDEKLLLDAEWRKKVADTLATAVGRYRTKAMANGG encoded by the coding sequence ATGAATTTCACGCGCAGCGCAGCGATATTCGATGGGGCAGGGCCGCTTGGCGCGCGAATCGCGCGGCTTGCGGGTGCCCTTGTCTTGCCGGTTGTCTTTTCGGTCGCCGCATTCGTCTCCTGCGTTCCACAGGCCTTCGCCGTGGAGCCGCTCATCGCCAATCAGGCACGCATCATCGGCGACGAGGCGCGCACGCGCATCGTTCTCGATTTTGCCGAGGAGCCGGAATTCGACATTCACTATCTCGATTCGCCCGCCCGCATCGTCGTGGACTTTCCGGCGGTGAATTTTGCGTTCCCCGCATCGGCTCTGGCGCCAACCGGCCTTTTCTCGGACATTCGCTTCGGTAGCATGGGGCAAGACAGCGCCCGCATCGTGCTGACGGCAAAAAAACCGGTCCAGGTGGCGGTTGCTGAAACCAAGAAGGGCGAGGACGGCACATCGTTCCGTTTCGTCCTGGATGCGGAGATCACCACCAAGGCCAAATTCGCCGAACTGGTGAAAGAGCAGCAATGGCGCGCGCCGGCGCCGGTCTCGACGGCGGCGATCACGCCTGACGACAAGACATCGCGGCAAACGGATTTCGTCATCGCTGTTGATGCCGGTCATGGCGGCATCGATGCCGGCGCTTCCGGTGGCGTAACCGGCACGGAGGAAAAGGTCATCACGCTGACCTTTGCCAAGGAACTTGTGGAGCGGATGAACCGGGAGCCCGGCATCAAGGCGTTCCTGACGCGTGATTCCGACACATTTCTCGCTCTGTCGGAACGGGTGACGATCGCCCGGCAGAACAATGCAAACCTGTTTATTTCATTGCACGCCGATACACTGAAGCAGAAGGGCATCCGGGGCGCGACCGTCTATACATTGTCAGACCGCGCCTCAGACCGCAGGGCGCAGGAGCTGGCCGAGCGCGAAAACAAGTCCGACCAGATTGCCGGTGTAGCAGCCTCCAGCGAGCCGCCTGAGGTGGCCGATATCCTTCTCGATTTCACCCGGCGCGAAACGCAGGCCTTTTCGGTGACGCTGGCAGAAAATATCGTGTCGTCCTTCGAGGGACAGGTCGGCCTCATCAACAATCCGCATCGTTATGCCGGTTTCATGGTGCTGCGCGCCCATGACGTGCCATCGGTGTTGCTGGAACTCGGCTTTCTCTCCAATCCGGAAGATGAAAAACTGCTTCTTGATGCGGAATGGCGCAAGAAGGTCGCCGATACGCTTGCAACTGCGGTCGGACGATACCGCACCAAGGCCATGGCGAACGGCGGCTAA
- the aroQ gene encoding type II 3-dehydroquinate dehydratase yields MGNIIIVINGPNLNMLGKREPGIYGGKTLKDIENDCLAAGADLGFAVEFRQSNHEGVLVDWLHEAGERAAGVVINPGAYSHTSIALHDAIRAISTPVVEVHISNIHAREEFRHKSMVSPAAKGMVCGFGPYGYIMALHALKNITA; encoded by the coding sequence ATGGGCAACATCATCATCGTCATCAACGGCCCCAATCTCAACATGCTGGGAAAGAGGGAACCGGGTATCTATGGTGGCAAGACGCTGAAAGACATCGAGAATGATTGTCTTGCTGCTGGTGCAGATCTCGGGTTCGCTGTGGAATTCCGCCAGTCCAACCACGAAGGCGTGCTCGTGGACTGGTTGCATGAGGCGGGAGAGAGAGCGGCAGGTGTCGTCATCAATCCCGGCGCCTACAGCCACACCTCGATCGCGCTGCATGACGCCATTCGTGCGATTTCCACGCCTGTCGTGGAAGTGCATATTTCCAACATCCACGCGCGGGAAGAGTTCCGTCACAAATCGATGGTATCGCCCGCCGCGAAGGGCATGGTCTGCGGTTTCGGACCATATGGCTACATCATGGCGCTTCACGCGCTGAAGAACATCACGGCATAA
- a CDS encoding antibiotic biosynthesis monooxygenase family protein produces the protein MIAVIFEVWSAEGEKQHYLDIAASLRAELETIDGFLSVERFQSIGNPDKMLSLSFFRDEEAVKAWRNTTSHRAAQSLGRSGVFCNYRLRIATVMRDYGLEEREEAPTDSRQVHAADDQVRR, from the coding sequence ATGATCGCCGTCATATTCGAGGTCTGGTCGGCTGAGGGCGAAAAACAGCATTATCTCGATATTGCCGCCAGCCTGCGCGCCGAGCTCGAAACCATCGACGGCTTCCTGTCCGTCGAACGCTTTCAGAGCATCGGCAATCCCGACAAGATGCTTTCGCTGTCATTCTTCAGGGACGAGGAGGCGGTGAAGGCATGGCGCAACACCACGTCGCATCGCGCAGCGCAGTCGCTGGGACGGTCCGGCGTCTTTTGCAATTACCGCCTGCGTATCGCCACCGTGATGCGGGACTATGGTCTGGAGGAGAGGGAGGAGGCCCCGACGGACAGCAGGCAGGTCCATGCGGCGGATGATCAAGTGCGGCGTTGA
- the accC gene encoding acetyl-CoA carboxylase biotin carboxylase subunit, producing the protein MVSKILIANRGEIALRVLRAAKELGIPTVAVHSTADADAMHVRLADESVCIGPPPSRDSYLNIHQIVAACEITGADAVHPGYGFLSENAKFADILDAHGITFIGPTAEHIRLMGDKITAKQTAQELGIPVVPGSDGEVKPENALEIARTIGFPVLIKATAGGGGRGMKVAKTEADLDEAVSTARSEAAAAFGNDAVYMEKYLGKPRHIEVQVFGDGEGNAIHLGERDCSLQRRHQKVLEEANSPALTVEQRMKIGEICASAMRKLKYRGAGTIEFLYENGEFYFIEMNTRLQVEHPVTEAITGMDLVQEQIRVASGQGLSVTQADIEFHGHAIECRINAEDPRTFVPSPGTLTYFHTPGGLGVRVDSGAYQGYKIPPYYDSMIGKLIVHGRDRDECIRRLRRALDEFVVDGIKTTLPLFQDLLQNEDILSGNYDIHWLEKYLAGDASH; encoded by the coding sequence ATGGTTTCGAAGATCCTCATAGCCAACCGCGGCGAGATTGCGCTGCGCGTCCTGCGCGCTGCCAAGGAGCTTGGCATTCCGACAGTCGCCGTGCATTCCACCGCAGACGCGGACGCCATGCATGTGCGCCTTGCCGACGAAAGCGTGTGCATCGGCCCGCCGCCTTCGCGTGACAGCTACCTCAACATCCACCAGATCGTTGCGGCCTGCGAAATCACCGGTGCTGACGCTGTTCACCCCGGTTACGGCTTCCTGTCGGAAAACGCCAAGTTCGCCGATATCCTCGACGCGCACGGCATTACCTTCATCGGACCGACCGCAGAGCATATCCGCCTTATGGGCGACAAGATCACCGCCAAGCAGACGGCGCAGGAACTCGGTATTCCCGTGGTTCCCGGCTCCGACGGCGAAGTGAAGCCCGAGAATGCGCTCGAAATCGCCCGGACGATCGGCTTCCCGGTCCTGATCAAGGCGACGGCAGGCGGCGGCGGTCGCGGCATGAAGGTGGCGAAGACGGAAGCGGATCTCGACGAGGCGGTGTCGACGGCCCGCTCCGAAGCGGCAGCTGCCTTCGGCAACGACGCCGTTTATATGGAAAAATACCTCGGCAAGCCGCGTCATATCGAAGTGCAGGTTTTCGGCGACGGTGAAGGCAACGCCATTCACCTTGGCGAACGCGATTGCTCGCTGCAGCGCCGTCACCAGAAGGTGCTGGAAGAGGCGAACTCCCCGGCCCTCACCGTTGAACAGCGCATGAAGATCGGCGAAATTTGTGCAAGCGCCATGCGCAAGCTGAAATATCGCGGTGCCGGCACCATCGAGTTCCTTTACGAAAACGGCGAGTTCTATTTCATTGAAATGAACACGCGTCTTCAGGTGGAACACCCGGTGACGGAAGCGATCACCGGCATGGACCTCGTGCAGGAACAGATCAGGGTTGCTTCGGGACAGGGCCTGTCGGTCACGCAGGCGGATATCGAATTCCATGGCCATGCCATCGAATGCCGTATCAATGCCGAGGACCCGCGCACATTCGTTCCCTCCCCCGGCACGTTGACCTATTTCCATACGCCGGGCGGCCTTGGCGTGCGCGTCGATTCGGGTGCCTATCAGGGCTACAAGATCCCGCCTTATTACGACAGCATGATCGGCAAGCTTATCGTTCACGGTCGCGACCGTGACGAATGCATCCGCCGTCTGCGCCGGGCACTGGACGAGTTCGTCGTCGACGGCATCAAGACCACGCTCCCGCTTTTCCAGGATCTTCTTCAGAACGAAGATATCCTCAGCGGCAATTACGACATTCACTGGCTGGAAAAATACCTGGCCGGTGATGCGTCTCACTAA
- a CDS encoding NIPSNAP family protein has product MLTCFIRYEIDPFKADSFDQYARNWGEAIPRCGADLIGYYAPKEGSSTIAYGVYNIENLAAYEAYRARLAADPAGRENYEFARRELFIRREDRLFLRLASAPHGGGER; this is encoded by the coding sequence ATGCTGACCTGTTTCATCCGTTACGAGATCGACCCCTTCAAGGCCGATTCTTTCGATCAATATGCCCGCAACTGGGGTGAGGCGATACCGCGCTGCGGCGCCGATCTGATCGGCTATTACGCGCCGAAAGAGGGATCGAGCACTATTGCCTACGGCGTCTATAACATCGAAAACCTTGCCGCGTACGAAGCCTACCGGGCGCGACTTGCCGCCGACCCGGCAGGGCGGGAAAATTATGAATTCGCCCGGCGCGAGCTATTCATCCGCCGTGAGGACCGGCTGTTCCTGAGACTGGCATCTGCGCCGCACGGCGGAGGCGAACGATGA